From Streptomyces sp. NBC_01460, a single genomic window includes:
- a CDS encoding NHLP family bacteriocin export ABC transporter peptidase/permease/ATPase subunit, with translation MTAPHPSPAAQQLPPPGRGRHRPEGAPGTRRRSRPAPKPGRTKTVRTPTVLQMEALECGAASLAMVLGHHGRHVPLEELRIACGVSRDGSRASNVLKAARGYGLQAKGMQMEPAALAEVQAPAILFWEFNHYVVYDGTGRRLGRSGVYINDPDKGRRFVPAEDFDTSFTGVVLVLEPGEDFRRGGRGPGVMSALPARLRGTTGTMLVALLASLLLVAVGATLPALSRTYIDMFMIGEQTSLLGVLFAAMGTTVALTVVLTWLQQANLLRGRIISSTLGSARFFRHLLRLPVTFFSQRSPADLVQRLQSNDAVAETLARDLTAAGVDGIVVLLYAFLLWTYDPQLTVIGVGIALLNVVAMRIVVRMRATGTQKLRADSARLTNTSYTGLQLIETMKATGGEDGYFRRWAGQHATTLEQQQRLGVPSAWLGVVAPALATFNSAVILWIGGLRAVEGHLSIGLLVAFQALVTRFTAPVTRLNGVAGRVQDFAADVARLKDVENFPVDALYSRPEPAASTRRLKGHVTLEDITFGYSPLDKPLLTGFSLSVGPGQQVALVGGSGSGKSTVSRLISGLYSPWEGTIRIDGQRLEDIPRGALAASVSFVDQEVFLFEGTVRDNVALWDPSVPDEAVAEALRDAALYDVVARRPRGIHSRVEQDGRNFSGGQRQRLEIARALVRRPSILVLDEVTSALDAETERIIIDNLRRRGCACVVIAHRLSTVRDSDEIVVLDHGTVVERGRHENLVAAGGPYADLVREH, from the coding sequence GTGACCGCACCCCACCCGTCCCCCGCCGCCCAGCAGCTTCCCCCGCCCGGCCGCGGCAGGCACCGCCCGGAAGGCGCTCCGGGCACCAGGCGGCGTTCGCGTCCCGCTCCGAAGCCCGGGCGGACGAAGACCGTACGCACCCCCACCGTGCTCCAGATGGAGGCCCTGGAGTGCGGTGCCGCGTCGCTGGCGATGGTGCTCGGCCACCACGGACGCCATGTGCCGCTGGAGGAGCTCCGGATCGCCTGCGGCGTCTCGCGTGACGGCTCGCGCGCGAGCAACGTGCTGAAGGCAGCCCGTGGTTACGGCCTCCAGGCCAAGGGCATGCAGATGGAACCCGCCGCCCTCGCGGAGGTCCAGGCACCCGCGATCCTGTTCTGGGAGTTCAACCACTACGTCGTGTACGACGGAACGGGACGCCGCCTCGGCCGGAGCGGGGTGTACATCAACGACCCCGACAAGGGGCGCCGGTTCGTGCCCGCCGAGGACTTCGACACCAGTTTCACGGGGGTCGTCCTCGTCCTCGAACCCGGCGAGGACTTCCGGCGTGGCGGCCGTGGGCCCGGCGTCATGTCCGCACTGCCGGCCCGGCTGCGCGGCACCACGGGCACGATGCTCGTGGCCCTGCTCGCCAGCCTGCTGCTGGTGGCCGTCGGGGCGACGCTCCCGGCCCTGAGCCGCACCTATATCGACATGTTCATGATTGGTGAACAGACCTCGCTGCTGGGCGTGCTGTTCGCCGCCATGGGCACGACTGTCGCCCTCACCGTTGTCCTGACCTGGCTCCAGCAGGCCAATCTGCTGCGCGGGCGCATCATCTCGTCCACGCTCGGAAGCGCGCGCTTCTTCCGCCATCTGCTCCGGCTGCCGGTCACCTTCTTCTCACAGCGCAGTCCCGCCGATCTCGTCCAGCGCCTGCAGTCGAACGACGCGGTGGCCGAGACGCTCGCCAGGGATCTCACCGCGGCGGGCGTGGACGGCATCGTCGTCCTCCTCTACGCGTTCCTGCTGTGGACGTACGATCCGCAGCTGACCGTCATCGGCGTGGGGATCGCGCTGCTCAACGTCGTCGCCATGCGCATCGTCGTGCGGATGCGGGCCACCGGGACCCAGAAGCTGCGGGCCGACAGCGCACGGCTGACGAACACCTCGTACACCGGTCTCCAGCTGATCGAGACGATGAAGGCCACCGGCGGCGAGGACGGGTACTTCCGCCGCTGGGCGGGACAGCACGCGACGACGCTGGAGCAGCAGCAGCGTCTCGGGGTGCCGAGCGCCTGGCTGGGCGTCGTCGCTCCCGCCCTCGCCACGTTCAACAGCGCGGTGATCCTGTGGATCGGCGGGCTGCGGGCCGTCGAGGGCCACCTCTCGATCGGTCTGCTGGTCGCCTTCCAGGCGCTGGTCACCCGCTTCACCGCACCGGTCACCCGGCTCAACGGGGTGGCCGGCCGGGTCCAGGACTTCGCCGCCGACGTGGCACGCCTCAAGGACGTCGAGAACTTCCCCGTCGACGCGCTGTACTCCCGTCCCGAACCGGCAGCGAGCACCCGCCGTCTCAAGGGCCATGTGACGCTGGAGGACATCACCTTCGGCTACAGCCCTCTCGACAAGCCGCTGCTCACCGGCTTCTCCCTCTCGGTGGGGCCGGGGCAGCAGGTGGCGCTCGTGGGCGGTTCCGGCAGCGGCAAGTCGACGGTCTCGCGGCTCATCTCGGGGCTCTACAGCCCGTGGGAGGGCACGATCCGCATCGACGGGCAGCGTCTGGAGGACATCCCCAGGGGCGCCCTGGCCGCGTCGGTGTCCTTCGTCGACCAGGAGGTCTTCCTCTTCGAGGGGACGGTCAGGGACAACGTGGCGCTGTGGGACCCCTCGGTCCCCGACGAGGCCGTGGCCGAGGCCCTGCGGGACGCCGCGCTGTACGACGTCGTCGCCCGGCGGCCCCGCGGCATCCACAGCCGGGTGGAGCAGGACGGCAGGAACTTCTCCGGCGGGCAGCGCCAGCGCCTGGAGATCGCCCGGGCCCTCGTGCGCCGCCCCAGCATCCTGGTCCTGGACGAGGTCACCAGCGCGCTGGACGCCGAGACGGAGCGGATCATCATCGACAACCTGCGGCGGCGCGGCTGCGCCTGTGTCGTGATCGCGCACCGGCTGAGCACCGTCCGCGACAGCGACGAGATCGTGGTCCTGGACCACGGGACGGTCGTGGAGCGCGGCCGTCACGAGAATCTGGTGGCCGCCGGAGGCCCCTACGCCGACCTGGTCAGGGAGCACTGA
- a CDS encoding type A2 lantipeptide, whose protein sequence is MNYTPQVETAEISDSDLDNVAGGLVGNVLGNVTGTVEGIVPVAGVVGSVTGLVEGATGVNTGAVTGLATGLTAGL, encoded by the coding sequence ATGAACTACACCCCCCAGGTCGAGACCGCCGAGATCTCCGACAGCGACCTCGACAACGTCGCGGGCGGCCTCGTCGGCAACGTGCTCGGCAACGTCACGGGCACCGTCGAGGGCATCGTCCCGGTCGCCGGCGTCGTCGGCTCGGTCACCGGTCTCGTCGAGGGTGCCACCGGCGTGAACACCGGCGCGGTCACCGGCCTGGCCACCGGCCTCACCGCCGGTCTCTGA
- a CDS encoding HlyD family efflux transporter periplasmic adaptor subunit, translated as MQFRQQALSKLQSPEQLDLPVRFARPQGLLVLCVTVAVMAAACFWAVTGSVASTLDAPGILTHSRGSYLLQSPVAGQITEVLADEGETLPRNSPLLKVRTDTGERVVRTIDAGRLTSVTATIGAVVTTGADVASVERIDGADDPLVALLYVSGSGAASVPVGASVDLTVQSVPAQQYGVLRGKVAAVGRAAQTQQQITRFLGDAQLGEQFSAHGRPLAVLVRIERSGSTESGYRWSSAEGPPYAIGSMTLASGSVRLADQRPVDWLLP; from the coding sequence GTGCAGTTCCGCCAACAGGCCCTTTCCAAGCTGCAGTCGCCCGAACAGCTCGACCTGCCGGTGCGCTTCGCCCGCCCGCAGGGCCTGCTCGTCCTCTGCGTCACCGTCGCCGTGATGGCGGCGGCGTGCTTCTGGGCCGTGACCGGTTCGGTCGCCAGCACCCTCGACGCGCCGGGCATCCTCACGCACTCCCGCGGCAGTTACCTCCTGCAGAGCCCGGTCGCCGGGCAGATCACCGAGGTGCTCGCCGACGAGGGCGAGACACTGCCCCGGAACTCCCCCCTGCTCAAGGTCCGTACGGACACCGGCGAACGCGTCGTCCGTACGATCGACGCGGGCCGGCTCACCTCCGTGACGGCCACCATCGGCGCGGTGGTCACCACCGGCGCGGACGTGGCGAGTGTCGAACGGATCGACGGTGCCGACGACCCGCTGGTCGCCCTGCTGTACGTCTCGGGCAGCGGTGCGGCCTCGGTCCCGGTGGGAGCCTCCGTCGACCTCACCGTCCAGTCCGTCCCGGCCCAGCAGTACGGGGTGCTCCGCGGCAAGGTGGCGGCGGTCGGCAGGGCGGCGCAGACGCAGCAGCAGATCACCCGCTTCCTCGGCGACGCCCAGCTCGGCGAGCAGTTCTCCGCGCACGGGCGTCCGCTGGCGGTCCTGGTGAGGATCGAGCGTTCCGGCTCCACCGAGTCCGGCTACCGGTGGTCCTCGGCCGAGGGTCCGCCGTACGCGATCGGCTCCATGACCCTGGCCTCCGGCTCCGTCCGTCTCGCCGACCAGCGCCCCGTCGATTGGCTGCTCCCGTGA